From the Desulfarculaceae bacterium genome, one window contains:
- a CDS encoding NapC/NirT family cytochrome c, whose product MADSPLGKIWRARWFKPVFFVVLGLVLAFPVFSVSYYSMYRTSTPEFCSSCHEIMPAYNDWRTSSHAVNDKGFRAVCMDCHLPAPHETFDFFYAKTFHGIKDVVAHFLGGKYDRQKAREKAWADINNDRCLKCHGNILYLPKQRGAMLAHRSVLYPRPGYEKRCLDCHKPLVHKPKALYNYGS is encoded by the coding sequence ATGGCTGATTCTCCGCTAGGCAAAATTTGGCGCGCCCGCTGGTTCAAACCAGTTTTTTTCGTGGTGCTGGGCCTGGTCCTGGCCTTCCCGGTTTTTAGTGTCAGTTATTACAGCATGTACCGGACCTCCACCCCGGAGTTCTGCTCATCCTGTCACGAGATCATGCCCGCGTACAACGACTGGCGCACCTCCAGCCACGCGGTGAACGACAAGGGCTTCCGCGCGGTGTGCATGGACTGCCATCTGCCCGCTCCCCACGAGACCTTCGATTTCTTCTACGCCAAGACCTTCCACGGCATCAAGGACGTGGTGGCCCACTTCCTGGGCGGCAAGTACGACCGCCAGAAAGCCCGCGAAAAGGCCTGGGCGGACATCAACAACGACCGTTGCCTCAAGTGCCACGGCAACATCCTCTACCTGCCCAAACAGCGCGGAGCCATGCTGGCCCACCGCAGCGTGCTCTACCCGCGCCCTGGTTATGAAAAACGCTGCCTGGACTGTCACAAGCCCCTGGTGCACAAGCCCAAGGCGCTCTACAACTACGGCAGCTGA
- a CDS encoding DUF362 domain-containing protein, with amino-acid sequence MPQDRKPDHARRELVSLAPLNQGPTPEEVATATREAALAVDDLAWLKPGDTVFIKPVINSGNPHPSTTSPTALAAMVRLLRERGAGRVIVGDMGGVEHVKQRPGGVKGSTRALAENNGLAPAAREAGAELVFFEELGWDGFFEERPAPGSHWKGGLMLPKVLQEAAHIVLMPRCGRHVLLGATLGLKAVVGYMRFDTRLEYHHQARSIQEKTAEANTVATLRNKLRLVVTAADKVLTTFGPDKGYVAQPEQGLVIASRSLVAHDMISLAWLALNWQEAPARHKAFYNDPNASQVVANLANHFVAGMLGGVGAGLSAQALRREGPPSVWPDRALERACQLAGGVPEIGLIPAGEGLDPALINGLAALAARPGQEQAA; translated from the coding sequence ATGCCGCAAGACCGAAAACCAGACCATGCCCGCCGCGAACTGGTGAGCCTCGCTCCCCTGAACCAGGGGCCCACGCCCGAAGAAGTGGCCACGGCCACCCGCGAGGCGGCCCTGGCCGTGGACGACCTGGCCTGGCTGAAGCCAGGGGACACCGTGTTCATCAAGCCGGTGATCAACTCGGGCAACCCCCATCCCTCCACCACCAGCCCCACGGCCCTGGCGGCCATGGTGCGCCTGCTCCGGGAACGCGGGGCGGGCCGGGTGATCGTGGGCGACATGGGCGGGGTGGAGCATGTGAAGCAGCGGCCCGGCGGGGTGAAGGGCAGCACCCGGGCCCTGGCCGAAAACAACGGCCTGGCTCCGGCGGCCCGCGAGGCCGGGGCCGAGCTGGTGTTTTTCGAGGAGCTGGGCTGGGACGGTTTTTTTGAAGAGCGGCCCGCGCCGGGCTCCCACTGGAAGGGCGGCCTGATGCTGCCCAAGGTCTTGCAGGAGGCGGCGCACATCGTGCTCATGCCGCGCTGCGGACGTCACGTTTTGTTGGGCGCCACCCTGGGGCTAAAGGCGGTGGTGGGCTACATGCGCTTCGACACTCGCCTGGAGTATCACCACCAGGCCCGGAGCATCCAGGAAAAGACCGCCGAGGCCAACACCGTGGCCACCTTGCGGAATAAGCTTCGCCTGGTGGTCACCGCGGCGGACAAGGTCTTGACCACCTTCGGACCGGACAAAGGCTACGTGGCCCAGCCGGAGCAGGGCCTGGTCATCGCCTCGCGCTCTCTGGTGGCCCACGACATGATCTCCCTGGCCTGGCTGGCCCTGAACTGGCAAGAGGCTCCCGCCCGGCACAAGGCGTTCTACAACGACCCCAACGCCAGCCAGGTGGTGGCCAATCTGGCCAACCACTTCGTGGCCGGCATGCTGGGCGGGGTGGGGGCCGGACTGAGCGCCCAGGCTCTGCGCCGGGAGGGGCCGCCCTCGGTGTGGCCCGACCGCGCCCTGGAACGGGCCTGCCAACTGGCGGGCGGCGTGCCCGAGATAGGGTTGATCCCGGCGGGGGAGGGGCTCGACCCGGCCCTCATTAACGGACTGGCCGCCCTGGCCGCCCGGCCCGGGCAAGAGCAGGCCGCCTAG
- a CDS encoding flavodoxin family protein, producing MLVLGIYGSPRKGGNTDLLLDAALDEAAVAGAEVERVYCRRLKMSGCIACGGCDDTGMCVLDDGMQAVYPYIQLAKAVVLSSPVYFYGPPAQAKALIDRSQACWSARILAKTTPEARKSYDSGKGYMIAVGATKGKRMFECMELTARYFYDALDMTYEGGLLVPGVEARGQVAGDQGLLEQARALGRQIVASGE from the coding sequence ATGTTGGTGCTGGGCATCTACGGCAGCCCCCGCAAGGGCGGCAACACCGACCTGCTCCTGGACGCCGCCCTGGACGAGGCGGCCGTGGCCGGGGCCGAGGTGGAGCGGGTCTACTGCCGCCGCCTGAAAATGTCGGGCTGCATCGCCTGCGGCGGTTGCGACGACACGGGCATGTGCGTGCTGGACGACGGCATGCAGGCGGTCTACCCCTACATTCAACTGGCCAAGGCGGTGGTGCTTTCCTCGCCGGTGTACTTCTACGGCCCTCCGGCCCAGGCCAAGGCGCTCATCGACCGCAGCCAGGCCTGCTGGTCGGCCCGCATTTTGGCCAAGACCACGCCCGAGGCGCGCAAGTCCTATGACTCGGGCAAGGGCTACATGATCGCGGTGGGGGCCACCAAGGGCAAGCGCATGTTCGAGTGCATGGAGTTGACCGCCCGCTACTTTTACGACGCCCTGGACATGACCTACGAGGGCGGCCTTCTGGTGCCCGGCGTGGAGGCCAGGGGCCAGGTGGCCGGCGACCAGGGACTCCTGGAGCAGGCCCGCGCTCTGGGACGGCAGATCGTCGCAAGCGGCGAGTAG
- a CDS encoding flavodoxin domain-containing protein, with the protein MSKALIVYATRSGQTQKIAEIIAEGLRMNGSEVTLKNVTEIKDAAQLNGYDAYVFGSATYHGEMMPSMKQFLFLAEKAELEGKCGGSFGSYGWSGEAPPRIFETMKNIFKMNMGGDCLRLKTVDLEGGVPMAQGYGKDLAKMTA; encoded by the coding sequence ATGTCCAAAGCCCTGATCGTATACGCCACCCGCAGCGGCCAGACCCAGAAAATCGCCGAGATCATCGCCGAGGGCCTGCGCATGAACGGGAGCGAGGTAACCCTCAAGAACGTCACCGAGATCAAGGACGCGGCCCAGCTCAACGGCTACGACGCCTACGTCTTCGGCTCGGCCACCTATCATGGCGAGATGATGCCCTCCATGAAGCAGTTCCTGTTCCTGGCCGAAAAGGCGGAGCTGGAAGGCAAGTGCGGCGGCTCCTTCGGCTCCTACGGCTGGAGCGGCGAGGCGCCCCCGCGCATCTTCGAGACCATGAAGAACATCTTCAAGATGAATATGGGCGGCGACTGCCTGCGGCTCAAGACCGTGGACCTGGAGGGCGGGGTGCCCATGGCCCAGGGATACGGAAAAGATCTGGCCAAAATGACCGCCTAG
- a CDS encoding plasma-membrane proton-efflux P-type ATPase codes for MGTSETATAEEPEKQSPQQIFQELESGPQGLSSGEAANRRERYGPNKVEEHKQNALLKFLGYFWGPIPWMIEAAAVLSLIVDHLTDFVIIMVMLAFNAAVGFWQERKADDALQALKGEMALECRVLRDGQWKVLNAEELVPGDVVRLRPGDIVPADAMLFDGDYLSLDQSALTGESLPVDKKAGGTAYAGAVAKQGEMLAMVTATGAGTKFARTAQLVESAEAPSHFQKAVLTIGDYLIYLSLGLAAILVLTQILRGDSPLAVFQFVLILLVASIPVAMPAVLSLTMALGALTLSKMKAIVSRLQSIEEMAGIDILCSDKTGTLTQNQLTLGEPEVFAAADAQELILAASLASKEENRDAIDQAILDKLSDRAKLKLYEQLKFTPFDPVSKRTEASVRTPEGETMRYSKGAPQVISQLCELDSDTEKRAREFAEMMAAKGYRTLGVARAGQSGGWQFLGMLPLYDPPREDSASTIELAQKQGIEVKMVTGDHLAIAREIAHQLGMKSNILSAEEIFGQNADPEQISRDLGEKIEQAEGFAQVFPEHKFGIVKALQQRGHLVAMTGDGVNDAPALKQADVGVAVSGATNAARAAASLVLAAPGLSVIVKAVEQARQIFERMNSYAIYRITETIRVMFFVVLAMLAFNFYPTTTVLVILLALLNDLPIMTIAYDNTWLDPQPVRWRMRRVLTIATTLGLIGVAETFLLLWLAVSYLNLSVPQLQSLVYLKLTVAGHLTLLVVRSRQAFYKPPLPAPVLLLALLGTQVVAAILVGFGILVAQLPWSLIGLVWLYCLAWLFIEDQAKLHLIRHLGLADKHHLRFIKRLKRAL; via the coding sequence GTGGGCACGAGTGAAACAGCCACAGCCGAGGAACCGGAAAAGCAATCCCCCCAACAAATCTTTCAGGAGCTGGAGAGCGGGCCCCAGGGCCTGAGCAGCGGAGAGGCGGCCAACCGCAGGGAACGCTACGGCCCCAACAAGGTCGAGGAGCACAAGCAGAACGCCTTGCTCAAGTTCCTGGGCTACTTTTGGGGGCCCATTCCCTGGATGATAGAGGCGGCGGCGGTCTTGTCGCTCATCGTCGATCACCTCACCGACTTCGTGATCATAATGGTCATGCTGGCCTTCAACGCGGCGGTGGGCTTCTGGCAGGAGCGCAAGGCCGACGACGCCTTGCAAGCGCTCAAGGGCGAGATGGCCCTGGAGTGCCGGGTGCTGCGCGACGGCCAGTGGAAGGTGCTCAACGCCGAGGAGCTGGTGCCCGGCGACGTGGTGCGCCTCCGGCCCGGGGACATCGTGCCAGCCGACGCCATGCTCTTTGACGGCGACTACCTCAGCCTGGACCAGTCGGCCCTCACTGGCGAGTCCCTGCCCGTGGACAAGAAGGCCGGGGGCACGGCCTATGCCGGCGCCGTGGCCAAGCAGGGCGAGATGCTGGCCATGGTCACGGCCACGGGCGCGGGCACCAAGTTCGCGCGCACCGCCCAGCTGGTGGAAAGCGCCGAGGCGCCCAGCCACTTCCAGAAGGCGGTGCTGACCATCGGCGACTATCTCATCTACCTGAGCCTGGGCCTGGCCGCGATTTTGGTGCTCACCCAGATTTTGCGCGGCGATTCGCCCCTGGCGGTGTTCCAGTTCGTCTTGATCCTCCTAGTGGCTTCCATCCCGGTGGCCATGCCCGCGGTGCTCTCGCTCACCATGGCCCTGGGCGCGCTGACCCTGTCCAAGATGAAAGCCATCGTCTCGCGCTTGCAGTCCATCGAGGAGATGGCGGGCATCGACATTCTTTGTTCGGACAAGACCGGCACCCTGACCCAGAACCAGCTCACCCTGGGCGAGCCCGAGGTCTTCGCCGCGGCCGACGCCCAGGAGCTGATCCTGGCCGCCTCCCTGGCCAGCAAGGAGGAAAACCGCGACGCCATCGACCAGGCCATCCTGGACAAGCTGAGCGACCGCGCCAAGCTCAAGCTATACGAGCAGCTCAAGTTCACGCCCTTCGACCCAGTGAGCAAACGCACCGAGGCCTCGGTGCGCACTCCCGAAGGCGAAACAATGCGCTACAGCAAGGGCGCGCCCCAGGTGATCAGCCAGCTTTGCGAGCTGGACAGCGACACCGAAAAGCGGGCCCGAGAGTTCGCCGAGATGATGGCCGCCAAGGGCTACCGCACCCTGGGGGTGGCCCGGGCGGGCCAATCCGGCGGCTGGCAGTTCCTGGGGATGTTGCCCCTGTACGACCCGCCCCGCGAGGATTCGGCCTCCACCATCGAGCTGGCCCAGAAGCAGGGCATCGAGGTGAAGATGGTCACCGGCGACCACCTGGCCATCGCCCGGGAGATCGCCCACCAGTTGGGCATGAAGTCCAATATTCTCTCGGCCGAGGAGATATTCGGGCAGAATGCAGACCCGGAGCAGATTTCGCGCGACCTGGGCGAGAAGATCGAGCAGGCCGAGGGGTTCGCCCAGGTCTTCCCGGAGCACAAGTTCGGCATCGTCAAGGCCCTGCAGCAGCGGGGCCACCTGGTGGCCATGACCGGCGATGGGGTCAACGATGCCCCGGCCCTCAAACAGGCCGACGTGGGGGTGGCCGTGTCCGGGGCCACCAATGCGGCCCGGGCGGCGGCTTCGCTGGTGCTGGCCGCGCCGGGGCTCTCGGTGATCGTCAAGGCAGTGGAGCAGGCTCGCCAGATTTTCGAGCGCATGAACTCCTATGCCATCTACCGCATCACCGAGACCATCCGGGTGATGTTCTTCGTGGTGCTGGCCATGCTGGCCTTCAACTTCTACCCCACCACCACGGTGCTGGTGATCCTGTTGGCGCTACTCAACGACCTGCCCATCATGACCATCGCCTATGACAACACCTGGCTGGACCCTCAACCGGTGCGCTGGCGCATGCGCCGGGTGCTGACCATCGCCACCACCCTGGGACTCATCGGGGTGGCGGAGACCTTCCTCCTGCTCTGGCTGGCGGTCTCGTATTTGAACCTGAGCGTGCCCCAACTTCAGTCGCTGGTCTATCTGAAGCTCACCGTGGCCGGGCACCTCACCCTGCTGGTGGTGCGTTCCCGTCAGGCCTTTTACAAGCCTCCCCTGCCCGCCCCGGTCTTGCTCCTGGCCCTTTTGGGCACCCAGGTGGTGGCGGCCATACTGGTGGGCTTCGGCATCCTGGTGGCCCAGCTTCCCTGGAGCCTCATCGGCCTGGTGTGGCTCTATTGCCTGGCATGGCTGTTCATCGAGGACCAGGCCAAGCTGCACCTGATCCGCCATTTAGGCCTGGCCGACAAGCATCACTTACGCTTTATCAAGCGCCTCAAGCGGGCCCTGTAG
- a CDS encoding choice-of-anchor A family protein produces MKAIRLINLLTVAVAALALLGLAGPALATNVNLGTAGAYSAFVLHDLDVRYNQTTGAYAVGGDADLRSYTIGYGVGPSDNSLVVGGNLKSNIAPVASGQVQVGGKAKLPSWVDRSNIHQKQSNLPVDFGASQQYLEDLSGTLSLLQTTGAATYKYGGIYLNGDGSSDLQVFNISGNDLSNTNWWAALSSIPSDAHIILNVSGDDISLQGGQQALTDFSDKILFNFYEAEQLAINNITVQGTILAPYAEILTSGATINGQIIAKQIEGSFNTTGQSYSPYSGGGAAAPEPGTLLLLASALGGAAGWGRLRLRRKKG; encoded by the coding sequence ATGAAGGCCATCAGATTAATCAATTTGTTGACGGTAGCTGTGGCGGCGCTGGCCCTATTGGGCTTGGCCGGTCCGGCCCTGGCCACCAACGTCAACCTGGGCACCGCCGGGGCGTACAGCGCCTTCGTGCTCCATGACTTGGACGTGCGCTACAACCAAACCACTGGCGCTTACGCCGTGGGCGGCGACGCGGACCTTAGGAGCTACACCATCGGCTACGGCGTCGGCCCCTCGGACAACAGCCTGGTGGTAGGCGGCAATCTCAAGTCCAATATCGCTCCGGTGGCCTCGGGACAGGTGCAGGTGGGCGGCAAGGCCAAGCTGCCCAGCTGGGTGGACCGCAGCAATATCCACCAGAAGCAGAGCAACCTGCCGGTGGACTTCGGCGCCTCCCAGCAGTATCTGGAAGACCTGAGCGGCACCCTGTCCCTGTTGCAGACCACGGGCGCGGCCACCTATAAGTACGGCGGCATATATCTGAACGGCGACGGCAGCAGCGACCTCCAGGTGTTCAACATCTCGGGCAACGACCTGAGCAACACCAACTGGTGGGCCGCCCTGTCCAGCATCCCCAGCGACGCGCACATCATCCTGAACGTGAGCGGCGACGACATCAGCCTGCAAGGCGGACAGCAGGCCCTCACCGACTTCTCCGACAAGATCCTGTTCAACTTCTACGAGGCCGAGCAACTGGCCATCAACAACATCACGGTGCAAGGCACCATCTTGGCGCCTTACGCGGAGATCTTGACCTCCGGGGCCACCATCAACGGCCAGATCATCGCCAAGCAGATCGAGGGCTCTTTCAACACCACCGGACAGTCCTACAGCCCCTACTCCGGCGGCGGCGCGGCGGCTCCCGAGCCGGGCACCCTGCTGCTGTTGGCCAGCGCCCTGGGCGGCGCGGCCGGATGGGGCCGCTTGCGGCTGAGGCGCAAGAAGGGCTAA
- a CDS encoding PEP-CTERM sorting domain-containing protein, producing MKRIVIFMMFALLLLPATAWADNISYQGMQQPGLKVEGYVGWGWHSQKVSATTGEFKVTWDEQEVLAAYCTDILTSGVGGAYSVAALNTFDYDQYESLYQAAWIMDNYAPGLGYIDSQYSSTVAATAVQAAIWHLLTPGYNSWNLTKVKTGSWSDKQNTMDLYASVLGEASQVDFSSYDFKNDFYFGDSQQNRQDLLFATGGAASAPEPGTMLLMGSALTGLWGYTRRRRRRKKV from the coding sequence ATGAAACGCATAGTCATTTTCATGATGTTCGCTCTGCTGTTGTTGCCCGCCACGGCCTGGGCCGACAACATCAGTTATCAGGGGATGCAACAGCCCGGCCTCAAGGTGGAAGGCTATGTGGGCTGGGGTTGGCACAGCCAAAAGGTGAGCGCCACCACCGGCGAGTTCAAGGTGACCTGGGACGAGCAGGAGGTGCTGGCCGCCTATTGCACCGACATTCTGACCTCCGGCGTGGGCGGGGCCTACAGCGTGGCCGCCCTGAACACCTTTGATTACGACCAGTACGAGAGCCTGTACCAGGCGGCCTGGATCATGGACAACTACGCCCCCGGCCTGGGATACATCGATTCCCAGTACAGCTCCACCGTGGCGGCCACCGCGGTGCAGGCGGCCATCTGGCATCTGCTCACCCCGGGCTACAACTCCTGGAACCTGACCAAGGTCAAGACCGGCTCCTGGTCTGACAAGCAAAACACCATGGACCTGTACGCCTCGGTTCTGGGCGAGGCCTCCCAGGTGGACTTCAGCTCCTACGATTTCAAGAACGACTTTTATTTCGGCGACAGCCAGCAGAACCGCCAGGACCTGCTGTTCGCCACCGGCGGCGCGGCCTCGGCTCCGGAGCCGGGCACCATGCTGCTCATGGGCTCAGCCCTCACCGGCCTGTGGGGCTACACCCGCAGGCGCAGGCGCCGCAAAAAGGTCTGA
- a CDS encoding AAA family ATPase, which produces MRRIVVSLLKGGVAKSETAVSLAHGLALKGCRVLLVDTDVQAQCNDMLGVEPEQGLAEVIAGWAEPMEALVEARENLFLLAGGVPLAGVKMEIARREMAPEAVLDETLAAYEDHFDVMVMDTAPGWDTLLVNALYCAREVISPVSMEPVALKGLRRFEERLAVIQKYNPALALKWIVPTFVDGRVKKTAHIMEQLEAEFGDRLTAPIRYSVKLSEAPEYGLTIYEHDPRGAGSKGYRALVERVLAEAPAGEQMVFAPRPELPKPAMAEAAPPVAQEPSIAQPQPAPREAPLAKEPVMAPPEPAPQEAPVVMESCQEQDGPRVDMPSWMAREAAPEGEGLAIEMLEPPNDQASMAPASAAEKSAPPPRDAGALASSATPPEVPPDASLAALAERLLQRKLAAQGVEMPPPMAEEEPPKVWDLRERLKKVPVLSQRLKRGLGSGS; this is translated from the coding sequence ATGCGACGGATAGTGGTCAGTTTGCTCAAGGGCGGCGTGGCCAAGAGCGAAACCGCGGTAAGCCTGGCCCACGGCCTGGCCCTCAAGGGCTGCCGGGTGCTTTTGGTGGACACCGACGTGCAGGCTCAATGCAACGACATGTTGGGCGTGGAGCCGGAACAGGGCCTGGCCGAGGTGATCGCCGGGTGGGCCGAGCCCATGGAGGCCTTGGTCGAGGCCAGGGAGAATCTCTTTCTCCTGGCCGGCGGGGTGCCCCTGGCCGGAGTGAAGATGGAGATCGCGCGGCGGGAGATGGCTCCCGAGGCGGTGCTGGACGAGACCCTGGCCGCCTACGAAGACCACTTCGACGTGATGGTCATGGACACCGCGCCGGGCTGGGACACCCTGTTGGTCAACGCCCTGTACTGCGCCCGCGAGGTGATCTCGCCGGTGTCCATGGAGCCGGTGGCCCTGAAGGGCCTCAGGCGCTTCGAGGAGCGCCTGGCGGTGATCCAGAAATACAACCCCGCCCTGGCCCTCAAGTGGATTGTGCCCACCTTCGTGGACGGCCGGGTGAAAAAGACCGCCCACATCATGGAGCAGCTAGAGGCAGAGTTCGGCGACCGCCTGACCGCGCCCATCCGCTACTCGGTGAAGCTCTCCGAGGCCCCGGAATACGGCCTCACCATCTACGAGCACGACCCCCGGGGAGCCGGGTCCAAGGGTTATCGCGCCCTGGTGGAGCGGGTGTTGGCCGAGGCCCCGGCGGGCGAGCAGATGGTATTCGCCCCCCGGCCCGAACTGCCCAAGCCCGCGATGGCCGAGGCCGCCCCGCCCGTGGCCCAGGAACCCTCAATAGCTCAGCCCCAGCCCGCTCCCAGGGAAGCACCCTTGGCCAAGGAGCCCGTAATGGCCCCGCCCGAGCCGGCCCCTCAGGAAGCCCCCGTGGTCATGGAGTCTTGCCAAGAACAGGACGGCCCCCGGGTGGACATGCCCTCCTGGATGGCGCGCGAGGCCGCTCCGGAAGGGGAGGGCCTGGCCATAGAGATGCTGGAACCCCCCAACGATCAAGCAAGCATGGCCCCGGCTTCGGCGGCGGAAAAGTCTGCCCCTCCGCCACGGGACGCCGGGGCCCTTGCTTCTTCCGCGACGCCGCCGGAAGTGCCGCCCGACGCCAGCCTGGCCGCCCTGGCCGAGCGCCTGCTGCAAAGGAAGCTGGCCGCCCAGGGGGTGGAGATGCCGCCGCCGATGGCGGAGGAGGAGCCCCCCAAGGTTTGGGATCTGCGGGAGCGTCTGAAAAAGGTGCCGGTGCTCAGTCAGCGTCTCAAGCGCGGCCTGGGCTCGGGTTCATAA
- the istB gene encoding IS21-like element helper ATPase IstB: MSGFDNAPDIMGEALGRLPLRPSLAQGKVVSMAPEAAARTKALLDKMKRMRLTGMAAALEEQMARTPSLPPALVNHLERLVEREEAERSARRVQRRIKKAGLKVEATVEGIDHSHPRNLNRALAAEIAACGWVAKGCNLIITGPIGSGKTYLASAFTRAACLRGYNALYRRLPELLRELAEARAKKGLEQYMASLAKLDLLCLDDWGLELLDHQQGMDLLQIVEERYGKKAMIVASLLPVDEWGLVMDNPAIAEAVSDRVAATAHCINLSGESLRQEYASRR, from the coding sequence ATGAGCGGTTTCGACAACGCGCCCGACATCATGGGAGAGGCCCTGGGGCGGCTGCCGCTTCGGCCCTCCCTGGCCCAAGGCAAAGTGGTCAGCATGGCTCCCGAGGCTGCGGCCCGGACCAAGGCGCTGCTGGACAAGATGAAGCGGATGCGCCTGACGGGCATGGCCGCGGCTCTGGAGGAGCAAATGGCCCGCACCCCGTCCTTGCCTCCGGCCTTGGTGAACCACCTGGAGCGCCTGGTGGAGCGGGAAGAGGCCGAGCGCTCCGCCCGCCGGGTGCAACGCCGGATCAAAAAGGCCGGGCTCAAGGTGGAAGCCACGGTGGAGGGCATCGATCATTCCCACCCGCGCAACCTGAACCGGGCCCTGGCGGCCGAGATCGCGGCCTGCGGATGGGTGGCCAAGGGCTGCAACCTCATCATCACCGGGCCCATCGGCTCGGGCAAGACCTACCTGGCCAGCGCCTTCACCCGGGCGGCCTGCCTGCGGGGCTACAACGCCCTTTACCGCCGTTTGCCCGAGCTATTGCGCGAGCTGGCCGAGGCCCGCGCCAAGAAAGGCCTGGAGCAGTACATGGCCTCCCTGGCCAAGCTGGATCTCCTGTGCCTGGACGATTGGGGCCTGGAGCTCTTGGACCATCAGCAGGGCATGGACCTGCTGCAGATCGTGGAGGAGCGCTACGGCAAGAAGGCCATGATCGTGGCCAGCCTGCTGCCCGTGGATGAGTGGGGCCTGGTCATGGACAACCCGGCCATCGCCGAGGCGGTGAGCGACCGGGTGGCCGCCACGGCCCACTGCATAAACCTCAGCGGCGAGTCTTTGCGCCAGGAGTACGCCTCCCGCCGTTAA
- a CDS encoding HEAT repeat domain-containing protein, which yields MTAYPVKAAPGQGLGLGQMKAMARQAESPQVRYCALYALGESRSPQAAGLLIALLQDPDPRARRGAAHALGKLSQTSAVMPLVELLCRPGECQAVRSAAAASLGRLGDPRAVAVLSYHSQSQYAWVRGESLKALARLRSSPEMRRAGR from the coding sequence ATGACGGCCTACCCGGTGAAGGCAGCGCCGGGGCAGGGGCTGGGTCTGGGGCAGATGAAGGCCATGGCCCGGCAGGCCGAGAGCCCTCAAGTTCGTTACTGCGCCCTCTATGCCCTGGGCGAGTCGAGGAGCCCCCAGGCGGCCGGTCTGCTGATAGCCCTGCTGCAAGACCCCGACCCCAGAGCGCGCCGGGGCGCGGCCCATGCTCTGGGCAAGCTTTCCCAAACCAGCGCGGTCATGCCCCTGGTGGAGCTGCTCTGCCGGCCGGGCGAGTGCCAGGCGGTGCGTAGCGCGGCCGCCGCTTCCCTGGGGCGTCTGGGCGATCCCAGGGCCGTGGCCGTCCTAAGCTATCACTCCCAAAGCCAGTACGCCTGGGTTAGGGGAGAATCGCTCAAGGCCCTGGCCCGCCTTAGGAGCTCCCCTGAAATGCGGCGGGCCGGCCGCTAA
- the glyQ gene encoding glycine--tRNA ligase subunit alpha yields MSAPAVKTFQDLILALQSYWADQGCIIGQPYDLEMGAGTFNPHTLLRVLGPEPWKVAYVEPSRRPTDGRYGENPNRLQHYYQYQVILKPSPLEVQQLYLDSLAAFGIDPLEHDIRFVEDDWESPTLGAWGLGWEVWLDGMEITQFTYFQQAGSIDLQPVSVELTYGLERIAMYLQKVDNVYDLAWNDQVSYGDVHHKGEWEHSTYNFEVANTDMLFTLFDLYEAESRHAVEKGLVLPSYDYCLKCSHVFNLLEARGAISVTQRTTFIARVRAMARAVAEAYTAQREQMGHPLLKGKEAA; encoded by the coding sequence ATGTCCGCGCCGGCGGTAAAGACCTTTCAAGACCTGATCCTGGCCTTGCAGAGCTATTGGGCCGATCAGGGGTGCATCATTGGCCAGCCCTACGACCTGGAGATGGGGGCGGGCACTTTCAACCCCCACACCTTGCTTCGGGTGCTGGGTCCCGAGCCCTGGAAGGTGGCCTACGTGGAGCCCAGCCGCCGCCCCACCGACGGCCGCTACGGCGAGAACCCCAACCGCTTGCAGCACTACTACCAGTACCAGGTGATCCTGAAACCCTCGCCTCTGGAGGTGCAGCAGCTATACCTGGACTCCCTGGCCGCTTTCGGCATCGACCCCCTGGAGCACGACATCCGCTTCGTGGAGGACGACTGGGAGTCGCCCACCCTGGGCGCCTGGGGTCTGGGCTGGGAGGTGTGGCTGGACGGCATGGAGATCACCCAGTTCACCTACTTCCAGCAGGCCGGCTCCATTGACTTGCAGCCGGTGAGCGTGGAGCTCACCTACGGCCTGGAGCGCATCGCCATGTATCTGCAAAAGGTGGACAACGTCTACGACCTGGCCTGGAACGACCAGGTGAGCTACGGCGACGTGCACCACAAAGGCGAGTGGGAGCACTCCACCTACAACTTCGAGGTGGCCAACACGGACATGCTCTTCACCCTGTTCGACCTCTATGAGGCCGAGAGCCGCCATGCGGTGGAAAAGGGCTTGGTGCTGCCTTCCTATGACTACTGCCTCAAGTGCAGCCACGTGTTCAATCTCCTGGAGGCGCGGGGGGCCATCAGCGTGACCCAGCGCACCACCTTCATCGCCCGGGTGCGGGCCATGGCCCGGGCCGTGGCCGAGGCCTACACCGCCCAGCGCGAACAGATGGGGCATCCGCTCCTGAAGGGCAAGGAGGCGGCGTAA